The Amblyomma americanum isolate KBUSLIRL-KWMA chromosome 3, ASM5285725v1, whole genome shotgun sequence genome window below encodes:
- the LOC144125207 gene encoding LOW QUALITY PROTEIN: growth factor receptor-bound protein 14-like (The sequence of the model RefSeq protein was modified relative to this genomic sequence to represent the inferred CDS: deleted 1 base in 1 codon), with product MVVEENLRCIDLCQLLTLKLNVARSPTWTLVERIAQPRIERSLEDHEEVLQVYASWGRNREQSGNKFYFRQDFRKYEFFNSPLQFFSLDMVDLGSQLDCLAESTDLAKLITLQNILSQGERCPVVHSVLWYREPGKQSWKQSYFRVEDGELSVLPPGHKEAWQLQHVASLKDWNVYVPYDKSLSGPTAFQFCLKPTRSSVISSSDLMWFCSSTEQQRQCWIIALRLAKFGKKLRENYKELRSRYSEHAWAPEPSRDPMSSPWVAMDFTGSKGRVIEDPQEAEAVAAAEAHVWKRKLPCCRSGQASPTAVQQPSGPPPQWQGPAAAAELGLQHMQPWFYSGMSREEATQLLLKHGTVDGVFLVRQSLTKPGSYVLCYVYRGKVHHVQIISLEDKDQLCYSLDNGRTKFYDLLQLVEFYQLNLSYLPTKLTHFLVHQPRRKCTPPSSSSSPSAHSPFN from the exons aaCGCAGCCTTGAAGACCACGAAGAGGTTCTGCAAGTGTACGCATCCTGGGGAAGGAACAGGGAGCAGAGTGGAAACAAATTCTACTTTCGGCAAGACTTCAGGAAATATGAATTCTTTAATTCTCCCCTG CAGTTCTTCTCCCTTGACATGGTGGATCTAGGATCTCAGCTGGACTGCCTGGCAGAGTCAACAGACCTTGCAAAATTGATAACCTTGCAG AACATCCTAAGCCAAGGCGAGCGCTGTCCTGTGGTGCACAGCGTGTTGTGGTACCGGGAGCCTGGGAAGCAGTCCTGGAAGCAGTCGTACTTCCGTGTCGAAGACGGCGAACTCTCAGTCTTGCCACCAGGTCACAAG GAGGCGTGGCAGTTGCAGCACGTCGCCAGCCTGAAGGACTGGAACGTCTACGTGCCATACGACAAAAGCTTGAGTGGACCAACAGCTTTCCAGTTCTGTCTCAAG CCCACGAGGTCCAGCGTCATCAGCAGCAGCGATCTAATGTGGTTTTGCAGCAGCACAGAGCAGCAGCGCCAGTGCTGGATCATTGCACTCAGACTTGCAAAG TTTGGCAAGAAGCTGCGGGAAAACTACAAAGAGCTTCGGTCCCGTTACTCTGAGCACGCATGGGCTCCAGAGCCCAGCCGGGACCCCATGTCTTCACCCTGGGTTGCCATGGATTTCACGGGGAGTAAAGGGCGTGTCATCGAGGACCCCCAGGAGGCAGAAGCTGTGGCTGCAGCTGAAGCGCATGTCTGGAAG CGGAAGTTGCCGTGCTGTCGGTCAGGCCAGGCGTCGCCAACGGCTGTGCAGCAGCCCAGTGGGCCCCCACCCCAGTGGCAGGGGCCTGCAGCCGCAGCTGAGCTGGGCCTGCAGCACATGCAACCCTGGTTCTACAGTGGTATGTCACGCGAGGAGGCCACCCAGCTACTGCTCAAACACGGAACAGTGGACGGTGTTTTCCTCGTGCGGCAGAGCCTCACCAAGCCTGGGTCTTACGTGCTGTGCTATGTTTATCGGGGAAAGGTGCATCATGTGCAGATCATCTCG CTGGAAGACAAAGACCAGCTGTGCTACTCGCTCGACAATGGCCGTACCAAATTTTACGACCTCCTGCAGCTGGTCGAGTTCTACCAGCTCAACCTGAGCTACCTTCCCACCAAGCTGACGCATTTCCTCGTCCACCAGCCGCGCCGCAAGTGCACgccgccctcctcctcctcctcgccttCAGCACACAGCCCCTTCAATTAA